The sequence CGAACCGGCGCGATTCACCGCCGGCCAGCACGATGCCGATCATCCGCCGCTTACCGGCGGGATGAACGCACACTCATCACCCGAGCGGATGAGGTCTTCGGGCAGCGCATACTCTTCGTTCACCGCGACCTGGACATCATCTTTCCCGAACCCCGGATACGTCTCCTCCGCCCAGTCCAGCAGCTCACGGACTGTCATCTGATCGCGTTCCAATGTTTCGCCGCCCTTGCCGGCAAGTTCACGCAGTCTCGCAAAGTAGTTTACACGGATCATTGTGCATCGGCTCCTTTATCAGGATATTTCTTCTGGGCGCCCTGCCATTCCTGGCCGTCTTCCCAGATCTCTTTCTTCCAGATCGGCACGATCTCCTTGATA comes from Sporosarcina trichiuri and encodes:
- the moaD gene encoding molybdopterin converting factor subunit 1, whose protein sequence is MIRVNYFARLRELAGKGGETLERDQMTVRELLDWAEETYPGFGKDDVQVAVNEEYALPEDLIRSGDECAFIPPVSGG